A genomic segment from Streptosporangium roseum DSM 43021 encodes:
- a CDS encoding dihydroorotate dehydrogenase electron transfer subunit, which produces MRETPVTPVQVTGTVLTTRRVDAYHALTVVAPGIAERFRPGHFVAVAVGGAQTSTLTRRAFSIHDVKPDYSGTVEFVFTVRGPGTAWLAERRARDTLDLVGPLGRPFPLPRDPVTCVLVGGEYGSATLFAVADALQQRGCRVDFVLGAASADRVFGALRARRMGETTTLTTEDGSLGLRGRVTDVLPGVIADVRADVVYACGPMPMLRGVTAVAVEFDIPVQVAVEERMACGIGVCMTCVLPVIGDDGVTRMVRSCVEGPVFRGERVRFDDVGTIPFDALGAPGGGSRNVG; this is translated from the coding sequence GTGAGGGAGACGCCTGTTACTCCGGTACAGGTGACGGGCACGGTGCTGACGACGCGCCGGGTCGACGCCTATCATGCGCTGACCGTGGTCGCACCCGGCATCGCCGAGCGGTTCCGGCCCGGCCACTTCGTCGCGGTGGCCGTCGGCGGGGCGCAGACGTCGACGCTGACGCGCCGTGCCTTCTCCATCCACGACGTCAAGCCCGACTACAGCGGCACGGTGGAGTTCGTCTTCACCGTGCGCGGTCCCGGCACGGCCTGGCTGGCCGAGCGCCGCGCCCGCGACACGCTGGACCTGGTCGGGCCGCTCGGCCGCCCGTTCCCGCTGCCGCGCGACCCGGTGACCTGCGTCCTGGTGGGCGGCGAGTACGGCTCGGCGACGCTGTTCGCCGTGGCCGACGCGCTCCAGCAGCGCGGCTGCCGCGTCGACTTCGTGCTGGGCGCGGCCTCCGCCGACCGGGTGTTCGGCGCGCTGCGCGCCCGCAGGATGGGGGAGACGACCACGCTGACCACCGAGGACGGCTCCCTGGGCCTGCGCGGCCGGGTCACCGACGTGCTGCCCGGCGTGATCGCCGACGTCCGGGCCGACGTGGTCTACGCCTGCGGCCCGATGCCGATGCTGCGCGGCGTCACCGCCGTGGCGGTCGAGTTCGACATCCCGGTCCAGGTGGCCGTGGAGGAGCGGATGGCGTGCGGGATCGGCGTCTGCATGACGTGCGTGCTGCCCGTCATCGGCGACGACGGCGTGACCCGGATGGTGCGCTCGTGCGTCGAAGGTCCGGTCTTCCGGGGCGAGCGCGTCCGCTTCGACGATGTGGGAACGATCCCGTTCGACGCGCTCGGAGCGCCCGGTGGGGGATCGCGGAATGTCGGTTGA
- a CDS encoding dihydroorotate dehydrogenase, whose amino-acid sequence MSVDMRTYLGHVELVNPIITAAGCAASGSELAQFFDLGRIGALTTRSITMAPRAGRPTPRMAETPSGMLNAIGLQGPGVDAFLERELPWLAQRNVRTVVSIGGGTVAEYTALARRLTDAPGVSAVEVNLSCPNIEDRGRVFARDGAASAEVVASVRSVMRYDVPVVAKLSPDVMDVVSVARACVDGGADALSMINNPLGMSIDTEAMRPSLAAVTGGLSGPAIRPLAVRCVWQVHAALPSVPIIGMGGVLTGRDAFELILAGACVVAVGTALFHDPYACLRILRELEELLAARGFHRLADAVGLAHRPPGAPTRHRTDLEESSL is encoded by the coding sequence ATGTCGGTTGACATGCGGACGTACCTGGGGCACGTGGAACTGGTCAACCCGATCATCACGGCCGCGGGGTGCGCGGCGTCGGGCTCCGAGCTCGCCCAGTTCTTCGACCTGGGCCGGATCGGCGCGCTGACCACGCGGTCGATCACGATGGCCCCCAGAGCGGGCCGTCCGACCCCCAGGATGGCCGAGACGCCCTCGGGCATGCTCAACGCCATCGGCCTGCAGGGGCCGGGCGTGGACGCCTTCCTGGAGCGCGAGCTGCCCTGGCTGGCCCAGCGGAACGTCAGGACCGTGGTCTCCATCGGCGGCGGCACCGTGGCCGAGTACACCGCGCTGGCCCGCAGGCTCACCGACGCCCCCGGGGTGAGCGCCGTGGAGGTCAACCTGTCCTGTCCCAACATCGAGGACCGGGGGCGCGTCTTCGCCCGCGACGGGGCCGCCTCGGCCGAGGTGGTCGCCTCGGTGCGCTCGGTGATGCGCTACGACGTGCCCGTGGTGGCCAAGCTCTCCCCGGACGTGATGGACGTCGTGAGCGTCGCCCGCGCGTGCGTGGACGGCGGCGCGGACGCGCTCTCGATGATCAACAACCCGCTCGGCATGAGCATCGACACCGAAGCCATGCGCCCGTCGCTGGCGGCGGTCACCGGCGGGCTGTCCGGACCGGCCATCCGGCCGCTGGCCGTACGCTGCGTGTGGCAGGTCCACGCCGCGCTGCCCAGCGTGCCCATCATCGGCATGGGCGGCGTGCTGACCGGCAGGGACGCCTTCGAGCTCATCCTCGCCGGGGCCTGTGTCGTCGCCGTCGGCACCGCGCTGTTCCATGACCCCTACGCCTGCCTGCGCATCCTGCGCGAGCTGGAGGAGCTCCTGGCGGCCCGGGGGTTCCACCGGCTGGCCGACGCGGTCGGGCTGGCCCATCGCCCGCCGGGGGCGCCCACCCGGCACCGGACAGACCTAGAGGAGAGTTCCCTGTGA
- the pyrF gene encoding orotidine-5'-phosphate decarboxylase: MTPAPIAVALDAPDLETAAHWASLVTPHVSTVKVGLELYLRYGPEVIASVRGASGVQVFLDLKLHDIPNTVAGAAKAVARLKPAILTVHAAGGPAMIQAAVEALPNTQIAAVTVLTSLSEADLERIGVAGPSDDAVRRLAVVAVGAGAQALVCSPREVATVRAEVGPDITLITPGVRPVGAASQDQARVATPEQALADGADLLVIGRPITGSADPGAAAAGIAAALRRTLAGSGRAV; encoded by the coding sequence GTGACGCCCGCACCCATCGCCGTCGCCCTGGACGCACCCGACCTGGAGACCGCGGCCCACTGGGCGAGCCTGGTGACGCCCCACGTCAGCACGGTCAAGGTCGGACTCGAACTCTACCTCCGTTACGGACCCGAGGTGATCGCCTCGGTGCGCGGGGCGAGCGGCGTGCAGGTGTTCCTGGACCTGAAGCTCCACGACATCCCGAACACCGTCGCCGGCGCGGCCAAGGCCGTGGCGCGGCTCAAGCCCGCCATCCTGACCGTCCACGCGGCCGGTGGCCCCGCGATGATCCAGGCGGCGGTGGAGGCCCTGCCCAACACCCAGATCGCGGCCGTGACGGTGCTCACGTCGCTCTCCGAGGCCGATCTGGAGCGGATCGGTGTCGCGGGTCCCTCCGATGACGCCGTGCGCCGTCTGGCGGTCGTGGCCGTCGGCGCGGGCGCCCAGGCCCTCGTGTGCTCGCCGCGTGAGGTCGCCACGGTGCGGGCAGAGGTCGGGCCGGACATCACCCTGATCACTCCCGGCGTCCGCCCCGTCGGCGCCGCGAGTCAGGATCAGGCAAGAGTAGCGACTCCTGAGCAGGCGCTCGCCGACGGGGCCGATCTTCTGGTCATCGGCCGCCCGATCACCGGCTCGGCCGACCCCGGAGCCGCCGCCGCGGGGATCGCCGCGGCGCTCCGGCGGACCCTCGCCGGCAGCGGACGCGCGGTGTGA
- the mihF gene encoding integration host factor, actinobacterial type, with the protein MALPPLTPEQRAAALEKAAKARRERAEVKNRLKHGAISLAEVLKDGQADDVIGKMKVSALLESLPGVGKVRAKQLMERLGIAESRRVRGLGANQRASLEREFGGAES; encoded by the coding sequence GTGGCTCTTCCTCCCCTTACCCCTGAGCAGCGCGCCGCAGCCCTAGAGAAGGCTGCCAAGGCCCGCCGAGAGCGTGCCGAGGTTAAGAATCGCCTGAAGCACGGCGCGATCTCTCTGGCTGAGGTGCTCAAAGACGGGCAGGCCGACGACGTCATCGGCAAGATGAAGGTGTCGGCCCTTCTGGAGTCGCTCCCCGGCGTGGGCAAGGTCCGCGCCAAGCAGCTGATGGAGCGGCTTGGCATCGCAGAGTCCCGCCGCGTGCGGGGTCTCGGCGCCAACCAGCGAGCTTCGCTCGAGCGTGAGTTCGGCGGTGCCGAGAGCTAG
- the gmk gene encoding guanylate kinase, whose translation MVAARASAGPTGNRLTVLSGPSGVGKSTVVAELRRAHPQVWLSVSVTTRKPRPGETHGVEYFFADDDEFDRLAASGELLEWAEFAGNRYGTPRGPVLEKLAAGVPTLLEIDLQGARQVRASMPEAVLVFLAPPTWEELEKRLRGRGTEPEDVIARRLAAGRIEMAAEQEFDLTLVNTSVQDVCHRLIALLADAPEASSPGRSPS comes from the coding sequence CTGGTGGCGGCGCGAGCCTCCGCCGGGCCGACCGGCAACCGCCTGACGGTCCTCTCAGGACCGTCAGGCGTCGGCAAGTCCACGGTCGTCGCCGAGCTTCGGCGGGCACACCCCCAGGTGTGGCTGTCGGTCTCGGTGACCACCAGGAAGCCCCGGCCGGGGGAGACCCACGGGGTGGAGTACTTCTTCGCCGACGACGACGAGTTCGACCGCCTGGCCGCCTCCGGCGAGCTGCTGGAGTGGGCCGAGTTCGCCGGCAACAGGTACGGCACGCCGCGCGGCCCGGTGCTGGAGAAGCTCGCCGCCGGAGTGCCCACGCTGCTGGAGATCGACCTCCAGGGCGCGCGCCAGGTCCGGGCGAGCATGCCCGAGGCGGTGCTGGTCTTCCTGGCCCCGCCCACCTGGGAGGAGCTGGAGAAGCGCCTGCGCGGCAGGGGAACCGAACCCGAGGACGTCATCGCCCGGCGCCTGGCGGCGGGCCGGATCGAGATGGCCGCGGAGCAGGAATTCGACCTGACTCTTGTGAACACGTCCGTCCAGGATGTATGTCATCGGCTGATAGCCTTACTGGCTGATGCTCCCGAGGCTTCGAGCCCCGGTCGTTCACCTAGCTAG